A single window of Pyxidicoccus xibeiensis DNA harbors:
- a CDS encoding ABC transporter permease, protein MKALLIARRELAAYLRTLSGYVVIAIILALNGLFFNAYALGGASKRSAEVLSQFFYYSSGFTIVASVFISMRLLAEERQTGTLPLLYSSPLRDRDIVLGKYLAGLTFLALYVLCTLYMPLLVLVNGKVSFGHVAAGYLGLMLLGSASLAVGTFGSAVARNQLLAAITSAVLLVGLILCWLLARITEQPLAAVFSAMSLWNQHFPPFQSGLIHVRDVVYYLVVTYVALFAATRVLEARRWR, encoded by the coding sequence GTGAAGGCCCTGCTCATCGCCCGTCGCGAGCTGGCCGCCTACCTGCGCACGCTCAGCGGCTACGTCGTCATCGCCATCATCCTCGCGTTGAACGGGCTGTTCTTCAACGCGTACGCCCTGGGCGGCGCCAGCAAGCGCTCCGCCGAGGTGCTGTCACAGTTCTTCTACTACTCGAGCGGCTTCACCATCGTCGCCTCGGTGTTCATCTCCATGCGACTACTGGCCGAGGAGCGGCAGACGGGCACGCTGCCCCTGCTGTACTCGTCGCCGCTGCGAGACAGGGACATCGTCCTGGGCAAGTACCTGGCGGGCCTGACGTTCCTGGCGCTGTACGTGCTGTGCACGCTGTACATGCCGCTGCTGGTGCTGGTGAACGGCAAGGTGTCCTTCGGGCACGTGGCGGCCGGCTACCTGGGCTTGATGCTGCTGGGCAGCGCGTCGCTGGCGGTGGGCACGTTCGGCTCGGCGGTGGCGCGCAACCAGCTGCTCGCGGCGATTACGTCCGCGGTGCTGCTGGTGGGCCTCATCCTCTGCTGGCTGCTGGCGCGAATCACGGAGCAGCCGCTGGCGGCCGTCTTCAGCGCGATGTCGCTGTGGAACCAGCACTTCCCACCCTTCCAGTCGGGGCTCATCCACGTGCGCGACGTCGTCTACTACCTCGTGGTCACCTATGTGGCGCTGTTCGCGGCCACCCGGGTGCTCGAGGCCCGGAGGTGGCGATGA
- a CDS encoding ABC transporter ATP-binding protein, with protein MIQVEGLTKYYGEHAAIRELAFTIGQGEVIGFLGLNGAGKSTTLKILGCVLLPTAGRVVIDGHDVVSNPHEVRQRIGYLPDVPPLYEEMTVGEYLAYVSRLRGVTARDTAARVGEAEEKTGLREVDGELISTLSHGFRQRVGVAQALVHKPALLILDEPTSGLDPRQIVEMRDVIRGLKGTHTVLVSSHILPEISQTCDRLLIIHKGTLVAQGTEEELGSKLGGGGTIELEVRGDRARAVEVLQGFGVVDVVRVADGVVALSLRASPDQRPQVARAVVGAGLELLRLDVGAGQLESIFLRLTHGQEVRA; from the coding sequence ATGATCCAGGTCGAAGGGCTGACCAAGTATTACGGTGAGCACGCGGCCATCCGCGAGCTGGCCTTCACCATTGGCCAGGGCGAGGTCATCGGCTTCCTGGGCCTCAATGGCGCCGGGAAGTCGACCACGCTCAAAATCCTGGGCTGCGTGCTGCTGCCCACCGCCGGGCGCGTCGTCATCGACGGCCACGACGTGGTGAGCAACCCCCACGAGGTCCGCCAGCGCATCGGCTACCTGCCGGACGTGCCGCCCCTCTACGAGGAGATGACGGTGGGCGAGTACCTGGCCTACGTCTCGCGGCTGCGGGGCGTGACGGCCCGGGACACGGCGGCCCGCGTGGGCGAGGCGGAGGAGAAGACGGGGCTGCGCGAGGTGGACGGCGAGCTCATCTCCACGCTCAGCCACGGCTTCCGCCAGCGCGTGGGCGTGGCGCAGGCGCTGGTGCACAAGCCGGCGCTGCTCATCCTCGACGAGCCCACCAGCGGGCTGGACCCCCGGCAGATTGTCGAGATGCGCGACGTCATCCGCGGCCTCAAGGGCACGCACACGGTGCTCGTCTCCAGCCACATCCTCCCGGAGATTTCGCAGACCTGCGACCGGCTCCTCATCATCCACAAGGGGACGCTGGTGGCGCAGGGCACCGAGGAGGAGCTGGGCTCGAAGCTGGGCGGCGGAGGCACCATCGAGCTGGAGGTGCGCGGCGACAGGGCGCGCGCGGTGGAGGTGCTCCAGGGCTTCGGCGTGGTGGACGTGGTCCGCGTCGCGGACGGGGTGGTGGCGCTGTCGCTGCGGGCCTCGCCGGACCAGCGGCCCCAGGTGGCGCGGGCGGTGGTGGGCGCGGGCCTGGAGCTGCTGCGGCTGGACGTGGGCGCCGGGCAGCTGGAGTCCATCTTCCTGCGACTGACGCACGGTCAGGAGGTGCGCGCGTGA
- a CDS encoding TIGR01777 family oxidoreductase, translating to MGKSHVFDARSRMPVSATELFTWHTREGAFERLSPPWEHVEVLERTGDGIRQGARATVRLKVGPISQRWVAEHTAYVEGSLFQDAQVSGPFSKWVHTHRMWPEPASDSSILEDEIEYVLPVGPLGSAFGNGFTRKKLSRMFAYRHRVTREDLRRHAAFAGQGPLTVAVTGASGLVGSSLTPFLTTGGHRVKRLVRGKADAARGEVAWSPDKGHVDTAALEGVDAVVHLAGANVAGQRWTPAYKDSILKSRTDGTRTLCEALARMERKPKVLVCAVGSGFYGDRGDEPLTEESPPGTGFLADVCRAWEASTAPAEAAGIRVVHLRIGPVLDAREGALAKMLPAFKAGGGGPVGSGRQWFSWVSLEDVLGLIHFSLFTEAARGPINTVAPGTVRQVDFARTLGKVLRRPSFFPVPAPVIRTLFGEMGQETVLVGARVHPTGAERLGYSFLLPDLEDALRFTLGLTTEGPEYRYG from the coding sequence ATGGGCAAGTCGCACGTCTTCGATGCGCGCAGTCGGATGCCGGTCTCCGCCACCGAGCTGTTCACCTGGCACACCCGCGAGGGGGCATTCGAGCGGCTGTCGCCCCCCTGGGAGCACGTCGAGGTCCTGGAGCGCACCGGCGACGGCATCCGCCAGGGCGCCCGCGCCACCGTCCGCCTCAAGGTGGGCCCCATCTCCCAGCGCTGGGTGGCCGAGCACACCGCCTACGTCGAGGGCTCCCTCTTCCAGGACGCCCAGGTGTCCGGCCCCTTCTCCAAGTGGGTCCACACCCACCGGATGTGGCCCGAGCCCGCCTCGGACTCCTCCATCCTCGAGGACGAAATCGAGTACGTCCTGCCCGTGGGCCCCCTGGGCAGCGCCTTCGGCAACGGCTTCACCCGGAAGAAGCTGTCGCGGATGTTCGCCTACAGGCACCGCGTCACCCGCGAGGACCTGCGCCGGCACGCCGCCTTCGCCGGGCAGGGGCCCCTCACGGTGGCCGTCACGGGGGCCTCGGGCCTGGTGGGCTCGTCCCTGACGCCCTTCCTCACCACGGGCGGCCACCGCGTGAAGCGGCTGGTGCGCGGCAAGGCGGACGCCGCTCGCGGCGAGGTGGCCTGGTCACCGGACAAGGGGCATGTGGACACCGCCGCGCTGGAGGGCGTGGACGCGGTGGTGCACCTGGCCGGAGCCAACGTCGCAGGCCAGCGCTGGACGCCCGCGTACAAGGACAGCATCCTCAAGAGCCGCACGGACGGCACCCGCACCCTTTGCGAGGCCCTGGCCCGGATGGAGCGCAAGCCGAAGGTGCTGGTGTGCGCCGTCGGCAGCGGCTTCTACGGCGACCGGGGCGACGAGCCCCTCACCGAGGAGAGCCCCCCGGGCACCGGCTTCCTCGCCGACGTGTGCCGCGCCTGGGAGGCGTCCACCGCCCCGGCCGAGGCCGCCGGCATCCGCGTGGTGCACCTGCGCATCGGCCCCGTGCTGGACGCCCGCGAGGGCGCGCTGGCGAAGATGCTGCCCGCGTTCAAGGCGGGCGGCGGTGGCCCCGTGGGCTCCGGCCGCCAGTGGTTCAGCTGGGTGTCCCTGGAGGACGTGCTCGGCCTCATCCACTTCTCCCTCTTCACCGAGGCGGCGCGCGGCCCCATCAACACGGTGGCGCCCGGCACGGTGCGGCAGGTGGACTTCGCCCGGACGCTGGGCAAGGTGCTGCGGCGGCCGTCCTTCTTCCCGGTGCCCGCCCCCGTCATCCGCACCCTCTTCGGGGAGATGGGCCAGGAGACGGTGCTGGTGGGGGCCCGGGTCCACCCCACCGGGGCGGAGCGGCTCGGCTACTCCTTCCTCCTCCCCGACCTGGAGGACGCCCTCCGCTTCACCCTGGGGCTGACCACGGAGGGGCCGGAATACCGCTACGGATAG
- a CDS encoding L-threonylcarbamoyladenylate synthase, with translation MLNPDLLERAVELLRRGGVIALPTETVYGLAANAEDELAVRRVFAIKGRPATHPLIVHIPGVEHLSSWAREVPDTARRLASAFWPGPLTLVLPRTARATDAVTGGQDTVALRVPDHPVALAVLQRLGGGLAAPSANRFGRVSPTTAEHVARDLGGDVDLVLDGGPCTVGVESTIVDLSSDAPAILRPGGLAAEEVSRVLGHEVPVRAQSKVRVSGSLASHYAPRAGVVLAEPREAASRVQELRSQGLRVGVLGPASLVLPSDVPRFDVPEDPAGAARVLYARLREADEQGHDVLVACLPAASGLGIAVRDRLARAAAPRD, from the coding sequence ATGCTTAACCCGGACCTCCTCGAGCGCGCAGTGGAATTGCTGCGGCGCGGCGGCGTCATCGCCCTGCCTACGGAAACCGTCTACGGCCTCGCGGCCAACGCGGAGGACGAGCTGGCGGTGCGCCGCGTCTTCGCCATCAAGGGCCGGCCGGCCACACACCCGCTCATCGTGCACATCCCCGGGGTGGAGCACCTGTCCTCCTGGGCGCGAGAAGTCCCGGACACCGCGCGCCGGCTCGCGAGTGCCTTCTGGCCGGGCCCGCTGACACTGGTGCTGCCGCGGACGGCACGGGCCACGGATGCCGTCACGGGAGGACAGGACACGGTGGCCCTGCGCGTGCCGGACCACCCGGTGGCGCTCGCGGTGCTCCAGCGGCTGGGTGGTGGGCTGGCCGCGCCGAGCGCGAACCGCTTCGGACGGGTGAGTCCCACCACGGCGGAGCATGTGGCGCGCGACCTGGGCGGAGACGTGGACCTGGTGCTGGATGGAGGCCCGTGCACGGTGGGCGTGGAGTCGACCATCGTGGACCTGAGCTCGGACGCGCCCGCGATTCTGCGGCCGGGAGGACTTGCGGCAGAAGAGGTGTCGCGCGTGTTGGGGCACGAGGTGCCGGTACGGGCGCAGTCGAAGGTGCGCGTGTCGGGCTCGCTGGCGTCGCACTACGCGCCGCGTGCGGGGGTGGTACTGGCGGAGCCTCGTGAGGCGGCCTCCCGCGTCCAGGAGCTTCGAAGCCAGGGCTTGCGGGTGGGAGTGCTCGGACCCGCGAGCCTCGTGCTGCCATCGGACGTGCCGCGCTTCGATGTGCCGGAGGACCCGGCCGGAGCCGCGCGCGTGCTGTACGCGAGGCTGCGCGAGGCGGATGAGCAGGGCCACGACGTGCTGGTGGCGTGTCTGCCTGCGGCGAGCGGCCTGGGCATCGCCGTGAGGGACCGGCTGGCCCGAGCCGCCGCTCCGCGCGACTGA
- the hemH gene encoding ferrochelatase — protein sequence MTLPAAKRGLLLLNLGTPDAPESGPVRRYLREFLSDARVVDIHPVGRWLLLNLIILPVRPAKSAEAYRKVWMKEGSPLMVYSQALTAAVTERLQGEYEVALGMRYGNPSIPAAVASLRARGVSDFTVLPLYPQEATSSSASSLARTYEVMTEGWDVPNVRAVPAFHGHPGFLDAFTTVARPVIAEARADHVLFSFHGVPERHVRKTDTSGTHCLASAGCCDALTEANRHCYRAQCYATARGLAQRLGLAKDGWTVSFQSRLGRTPWVKPYTDLVLPELAQRGVKRLAVMCPSFVADCLETLEEVGMRAREQFVEAGGESLTLVPSLNAHPEWVDTVVRLVRESDLAPTAGASRSAGVPEATRAR from the coding sequence ATGACCCTGCCTGCCGCGAAGCGAGGCCTGCTGCTGCTCAACCTGGGGACGCCGGACGCGCCCGAGTCGGGACCGGTGCGCCGCTACCTGCGCGAGTTCCTCAGCGACGCGCGGGTGGTGGACATCCACCCGGTGGGCCGCTGGCTGCTGCTCAACCTCATCATCCTCCCGGTGCGCCCGGCCAAGAGCGCGGAGGCGTACCGCAAGGTGTGGATGAAGGAGGGCTCGCCGCTCATGGTGTACAGCCAGGCCCTCACGGCCGCGGTGACGGAGCGGCTCCAGGGCGAGTACGAGGTGGCGCTCGGCATGCGCTACGGCAACCCGTCCATTCCGGCGGCGGTGGCGTCGCTGCGCGCGCGGGGCGTGTCGGACTTCACGGTGCTGCCGCTGTACCCGCAGGAGGCCACGTCCTCGTCCGCGTCCTCGCTGGCGCGCACCTACGAGGTCATGACGGAGGGGTGGGACGTCCCCAACGTGCGCGCGGTGCCGGCCTTCCACGGCCACCCGGGCTTCCTGGACGCCTTCACCACGGTGGCGCGGCCGGTGATTGCCGAGGCGCGCGCGGACCACGTCCTGTTCAGCTTCCACGGCGTGCCGGAGCGGCACGTGCGCAAGACGGACACGTCGGGGACACACTGCCTGGCGTCCGCGGGGTGCTGTGACGCGCTGACGGAGGCCAACCGCCACTGCTACCGCGCGCAGTGCTACGCGACGGCGCGGGGGCTGGCCCAGCGGCTGGGGCTGGCGAAGGACGGGTGGACGGTGTCCTTCCAGTCGCGGCTGGGGCGCACGCCGTGGGTGAAGCCGTACACGGACCTGGTGCTGCCGGAGCTGGCGCAGCGGGGCGTGAAGCGGCTGGCGGTGATGTGCCCGTCCTTCGTCGCGGACTGCCTCGAGACGCTCGAAGAGGTGGGCATGCGCGCCCGCGAGCAGTTCGTCGAGGCGGGGGGCGAGTCGTTGACGCTCGTCCCCTCGCTGAATGCCCACCCGGAGTGGGTGGACACGGTGGTGCGGCTGGTGCGCGAGTCCGACCTGGCGCCTACTGCTGGGGCTTCGCGGTCGGCTGGGGTGCCGGAGGCGACTCGAGCTCGCTGA
- the apaG gene encoding Co2+/Mg2+ efflux protein ApaG has protein sequence MSSSATTDGIRVTVKPAFWPERSAPESGQFAFMYTVEIANEGSAPAQLKARHWVITDATGKVEEVKGEGVVGRQPSLEPGERFEYTSWAMLKTPFGTMRGTYDMVRPDGSRFEARIAEFALTLPNSLH, from the coding sequence ATGTCCTCCAGCGCCACCACTGATGGCATCCGCGTCACCGTGAAGCCCGCCTTCTGGCCGGAGCGCAGCGCGCCCGAGTCCGGCCAGTTCGCCTTCATGTACACGGTGGAAATCGCCAACGAGGGAAGTGCCCCGGCGCAGCTCAAGGCGCGCCACTGGGTCATCACCGATGCCACCGGGAAGGTGGAAGAGGTGAAGGGCGAGGGCGTGGTGGGACGCCAGCCCAGCCTGGAGCCGGGGGAGCGCTTCGAGTACACGAGCTGGGCGATGCTGAAGACGCCCTTCGGCACCATGCGCGGCACCTACGACATGGTGCGGCCGGACGGCTCGCGCTTCGAGGCCCGCATCGCCGAGTTCGCGCTCACCCTTCCCAACTCCCTGCACTGA
- a CDS encoding TerC family protein, giving the protein MNTQVALWVGFNVFVLAMLAVDLGLFHRKDHAVTPKEAGIWTVVWITISLVFCAGIWRFSGATPALQWLTAYVVEYSLSVDNLFVFLMVFSYFRVAPEHQHRVLFWGIIGAFIMRAVLIIAGAALVQRFHWLIYLFGAFLVFTAVKMLVSKDEDMDPEQKGIVKLARRVLPVSRLGDGSRFFVTEDGRRKVTPLFIVLLVVEATDLLFALDSIPAVLGISQDAFIIYTSNVCAILGLRSLFFVVASLMDKFHFLKLGLSGILGFVGVKMLVTYFDIHVPIGISLGVIAGILVASIVASLVWPKTPEPGHDRESAKT; this is encoded by the coding sequence GTGAATACGCAAGTCGCCCTCTGGGTGGGTTTCAACGTCTTCGTCCTCGCGATGCTCGCGGTGGACCTGGGGCTGTTCCACCGCAAGGACCACGCGGTGACGCCCAAGGAGGCGGGCATCTGGACGGTGGTGTGGATCACCATCAGCCTGGTGTTCTGCGCCGGCATCTGGCGCTTCTCGGGGGCCACGCCCGCGCTGCAGTGGCTGACGGCGTATGTCGTGGAGTACTCGCTCTCCGTCGACAACCTGTTCGTCTTCCTGATGGTGTTCAGCTACTTCCGGGTGGCGCCGGAGCACCAGCACCGGGTGCTCTTCTGGGGCATCATCGGCGCGTTCATCATGCGCGCGGTGCTCATCATCGCGGGCGCCGCGCTGGTGCAGCGCTTCCACTGGCTCATCTACCTGTTCGGTGCCTTCCTCGTCTTCACCGCGGTGAAGATGCTGGTGTCCAAGGACGAGGACATGGACCCGGAGCAGAAGGGCATCGTCAAGCTGGCCCGGCGCGTGCTCCCGGTGTCGCGGCTGGGCGACGGCAGCCGCTTCTTCGTCACCGAGGACGGGCGGCGCAAGGTGACGCCGCTGTTCATCGTCCTGCTGGTGGTGGAGGCCACCGACCTGCTCTTCGCCCTGGACTCCATCCCCGCGGTGCTCGGCATCAGCCAGGACGCCTTCATCATCTACACGTCCAACGTGTGCGCGATTCTGGGCCTGCGCTCGCTGTTCTTCGTGGTGGCCAGCCTGATGGACAAGTTCCACTTCCTGAAGCTGGGGCTGAGCGGAATCCTGGGCTTCGTGGGCGTGAAGATGCTCGTCACGTACTTCGACATCCACGTGCCCATCGGCATCTCCCTGGGCGTCATCGCCGGCATCCTGGTGGCCTCCATCGTCGCGTCGCTGGTGTGGCCCAAGACGCCCGAGCCGGGGCACGACCGCGAGAGCGCGAAGACCTGA
- the glgX gene encoding glycogen debranching protein GlgX: MRRAEVLPGKPFPLGATYDGQGVNFAVFSEHAKKVEVCLFDPNEPSKETRRFPLLETTHHVWHGYAPGLAPGTLYGLRVHGPHEPKKGLRFNPHKLLVDPYARAISGRVDYKAPIYGYPAPATGKDEDLVQDTRDDAAGVPKAVVLSDAFDWEGDRAPRIPWPDTVIYELHVKGFTKLHPRVPEALRGTYAGLAHPASIEHLKKVGVTAVELLPIHHIVDEPFLIQRGKVNYWGYNTLGFFAPDARYAATGSRGEQVDEFKGMVKALHRAGIEVILDVVYNHTCEGNHLGPTLSFKGLDNGAYYRLTEKEPRYFMDVTGCGNSWNATHPYALKLIADSLRYWVEVMHVDGFRFDLATTLGRDRHGYDTRAAFFQLIHQDPVLSRVKLIAEPWDVGDFGYQVGNFPVLWSEWNGKYRDTIRRYWKGDDRQAAEIGYRLTGSSDLYALSGRKPTASVNFVTAHDGFTLHDLVTYNEKHNEANGEENRDGHNDNHSWNCGVEGETADPKINALREQQKRNFLATLFLSQGVPMLVAGDEMGRTQKGNNNAYCQDNELSWVNWELNETQRALLEFTSRLARLRREQPVLHKRRFFRGAHMWDSELKDLAWFRPDGKEMKKDDWEKPYVRSLGFLLGGDAIATPDDEGNRIVGDTLLVLMNAHHEPITFMLPAIEWGADWELVVDTAAAGESQRTHTPAGGKVQAAGRSVVVLRRPATE, encoded by the coding sequence ATGAGGAGGGCCGAGGTGCTTCCAGGGAAGCCGTTTCCCCTGGGCGCCACGTATGACGGGCAGGGGGTCAACTTCGCGGTCTTCAGCGAGCACGCGAAGAAGGTGGAGGTCTGCCTCTTCGACCCCAACGAGCCCTCGAAGGAGACCCGCCGCTTCCCGCTGCTGGAGACGACGCACCACGTGTGGCACGGCTACGCGCCGGGGCTGGCGCCCGGGACGCTCTACGGCCTGCGCGTCCACGGCCCGCACGAGCCGAAGAAGGGGCTGCGCTTCAACCCCCACAAGCTGCTGGTGGACCCGTACGCGCGGGCCATCTCCGGCAGGGTGGACTACAAGGCCCCCATCTACGGCTACCCGGCGCCCGCCACCGGCAAGGACGAGGACCTGGTCCAGGACACGCGCGACGACGCCGCGGGCGTGCCCAAGGCGGTGGTGCTGTCGGACGCCTTCGACTGGGAGGGGGACAGGGCGCCCCGCATCCCCTGGCCCGACACCGTCATCTACGAGCTGCACGTCAAGGGCTTCACCAAGCTGCACCCGCGCGTGCCGGAGGCCCTGCGCGGCACCTACGCGGGGCTGGCCCACCCGGCCAGCATCGAGCACCTCAAGAAAGTGGGCGTCACCGCGGTGGAGCTGCTGCCCATCCACCACATCGTGGACGAGCCCTTCCTCATCCAGCGCGGGAAGGTGAACTACTGGGGCTACAACACCCTGGGCTTCTTCGCGCCGGACGCGCGCTACGCCGCCACGGGCAGCCGCGGCGAGCAGGTGGACGAGTTCAAGGGCATGGTGAAGGCGCTGCACCGCGCCGGCATCGAGGTCATCCTCGACGTCGTCTACAACCACACCTGCGAGGGCAACCACCTGGGCCCCACGCTGTCCTTCAAGGGGCTGGACAACGGCGCGTACTACCGGCTCACGGAGAAGGAGCCGCGCTACTTCATGGACGTCACCGGGTGCGGCAACTCGTGGAACGCCACGCACCCGTACGCGCTGAAGCTCATCGCCGACTCCCTGCGCTACTGGGTGGAGGTCATGCACGTGGACGGGTTCCGCTTCGACCTGGCCACCACCCTGGGCCGCGACAGGCACGGCTACGACACGCGCGCGGCCTTCTTTCAGCTCATCCACCAGGACCCGGTGCTCAGCCGGGTGAAGCTCATCGCCGAGCCCTGGGACGTGGGCGACTTCGGCTACCAGGTGGGCAACTTCCCGGTGCTGTGGAGCGAGTGGAACGGCAAGTACCGCGACACCATCCGCCGCTACTGGAAGGGTGATGACCGGCAGGCGGCGGAGATTGGCTACCGGCTCACCGGCAGCTCGGACCTGTATGCGCTGTCCGGCCGCAAGCCGACGGCGAGTGTGAATTTCGTCACCGCCCATGACGGCTTCACGCTGCACGACCTGGTCACCTACAACGAGAAGCACAACGAGGCGAACGGCGAGGAGAACCGGGACGGCCACAACGACAACCACTCCTGGAACTGCGGGGTGGAGGGCGAGACGGCGGACCCGAAAATCAACGCCCTGCGCGAGCAGCAGAAGCGCAACTTCCTGGCCACGCTCTTCCTGTCCCAGGGCGTGCCCATGCTGGTGGCCGGCGACGAGATGGGCCGCACCCAGAAGGGCAACAACAACGCCTACTGCCAGGACAACGAGCTGTCCTGGGTGAACTGGGAGCTGAACGAGACGCAGCGCGCGCTGCTCGAGTTCACCAGCCGGCTGGCCCGGCTGCGGCGCGAGCAGCCGGTGCTCCACAAGCGGCGCTTCTTCCGCGGCGCCCACATGTGGGACAGCGAGCTGAAGGACCTGGCGTGGTTCCGGCCGGACGGCAAGGAGATGAAGAAGGACGACTGGGAGAAGCCCTACGTGCGCTCCCTGGGCTTCCTGCTGGGCGGGGACGCCATCGCCACGCCGGACGACGAGGGCAACCGGATTGTGGGGGACACGCTCCTGGTGCTGATGAACGCGCACCACGAGCCCATCACCTTCATGCTGCCGGCGATTGAGTGGGGTGCGGACTGGGAGCTGGTGGTGGACACGGCGGCGGCGGGCGAGTCGCAGCGCACGCACACGCCCGCGGGCGGCAAGGTGCAGGCGGCCGGCCGCTCCGTGGTGGTGCTGCGCCGGCCGGCGACGGAGTAG